TCCAGCTCGCCGAGGTCGCCGCCCGCGGTCGCCGAGGCGATCGCGTCGGGCTGCGCGTTGTCGATCACGTCGACCTCGCCGCTCTGCAGCGCCGCGTAGCGGGACGCCGCGTCGGGCAGGAAGCGCCAGTCGATGCGCTCGAGGTACGCGGGCCCGTCGTGCGCCGCGTCCGCGGGCGGCGAGGAGTAGGCGTCGTTGCGCACGAGCGAGATCGACTGCTGGCGGTCCCAGCGCTCCACGCTGAAGGGGCCCGTGCCGATCGGCTGCGCGCAGTTGGCGTCCGTGCCGCGCGCGATCCCGGCGGGCGACTCCATGGCGAGCCACGGCTGCGAGAGCGACTCGAGCAGCGCGCTGTCGGGCGTCGAGAGCGTGAGCTGCACGGTGTCGGCGTCGACCGCGGTCGCGTCCGTGATCGCCTGGAGCGCCAGGTACCCGGTGGAGGAGAGGGTGGCGGGATCCTGCACGTGCCGGATGTTGGCGACCACGGCCTCCGCGTCGAAGGGCGTGCCGTCCGTGAACGCGACCCCCTGGCGCAGCTCGAGCGTGAGGCCGAGGCCGTCGTCGCTCCAGGTCCAGCTGTCGGCGAGCCACGGCGTGATCCCGCCCTTCCCGTCGAGCGAGACGAGCGGCTCGAGGAACTGCGAGGAGACGAGCGCCTGCGGGTAGTTGCCGCCGACGTGCGGGTCGAGGCACTCGGGCTCGGCGTCGCCGGACGCGTAGACGAGGGTGCCGCCCGAGACCGGCGTCGTCGACGCCTCGGGGGTGTCGGTGGTGCAGCCGGAGAGGACGAGGGCGGTCGCGGCGAGGGCGCCGAGGCCCGCGAGGGCGCGGGCGCGCGAGGTGGGGATCATGGGGGCTTCCGATGTGCGCGCCGCAGCGGGCGCTGGTGCGGGTGGTTTCTGTACCGCGTCCAACAATACGCGAGGGATCCGGCTCCGGTGCGCGAGGATGGGCCCATGACCTCCGCCCGTCCCGCCGGCCGCCCGCGCCGCTCGTCGCGCGCGACGCTCGAGGAGGC
This is a stretch of genomic DNA from Clavibacter zhangzhiyongii. It encodes these proteins:
- a CDS encoding ABC transporter substrate-binding protein codes for the protein MIPTSRARALAGLGALAATALVLSGCTTDTPEASTTPVSGGTLVYASGDAEPECLDPHVGGNYPQALVSSQFLEPLVSLDGKGGITPWLADSWTWSDDGLGLTLELRQGVAFTDGTPFDAEAVVANIRHVQDPATLSSTGYLALQAITDATAVDADTVQLTLSTPDSALLESLSQPWLAMESPAGIARGTDANCAQPIGTGPFSVERWDRQQSISLVRNDAYSSPPADAAHDGPAYLERIDWRFLPDAASRYAALQSGEVDVIDNAQPDAIASATAGGDLGELDAPRPGASNRIELNSGQAPFDDERVREAFIRAADVDAGITALFQGTAERSHSPLASVEPAAVSAPDLFAVDPERAGELLDEAGWSAKDADGIRTKDGTRLTLRFPVSTNQSIPAEQSLFEQIQATVKAVGFDVQLEPMDLGAWYEALGDDAYELVSAPYTKAGPDVLRILYDTSGITPAPSGYFANHAKVSVPEIDAALAEARSTTDLERRTALYADVQQRVMAGHWILPLYDQQNHFLLGTAVQGLRALPSVATPTLYDTWLSR